Proteins from one Dromiciops gliroides isolate mDroGli1 chromosome 6, mDroGli1.pri, whole genome shotgun sequence genomic window:
- the RGS12 gene encoding regulator of G-protein signaling 12 isoform X3, with the protein MFKEQQLQIFNLMKFDSYTRFLKSQLYQECILAEVEGRSLPDSQQVPSSPASKHSISSDRSNVSTPKKLSGKSKSGRSLNEESGEEDGEKKRKGTFFSWSRNKSTGRSQKKKEHGDHPHDTLHSNGGLHRRESQGSMSSAASLDLSETCRASVPEKDKSSKHCCINLPDGTSCVVVVKSGFSIKEILSGLCEKHGINVAAVDLFLVGGDKPLVLHQDSSILDSRDLRLEKRTLFRLDLVPINRSVGLKAKPTKPVTEVLRPVVAKYGLNLSDLVVRLSGEKEPLDLGVPISNLDGQRVILEEKDPTKGKVFTDKQKGASAKQNIAGIPSSRNHSATGEERTLGKSNSIKIKGENGKNARDPRLSKREESIAKIGKKKYQKINLDEAEEFFELISKAQSNRADDQRGLLRKEDLVLPDFLRLPPCTAEPAASTPATTKGLNKRTVKNGSKEKAMQPNGKLESSQNGNESPVKSPGPSESKPRPNLAALQSQKIHGIPFSAPLSPIPHVQEGTASAQIWKRQSRELHTEGIQTIDDENVADLTLVGEGDISSPNSTLLPPPPTPPSDVTKLSEANYSPPTPLTDKQEKPGYQRSVSGISRF; encoded by the exons atgttcaaggaacagcagcTGCAG ATTTTTAACTTGATGAAATTTGACAGCTATACTCGTTTTCTGAAATCCCAGCTCTATCAAGAATGTATTTTGGCAGAAGTAGAAGGTCGCTCTCTACCTGATTCACAACAGGTCCCAAGTAGTCCTGCTTCTAAACACAGCATCAGCTCAGATCGCTCTAATGTCTCAACGCCAAAAAAG TTAAGTGGAAAATCAAAATCAGGAAGATCCCTAAATGAAGAATCAGGAGAagaagatggggagaagaaacgcaaaggaacatttttttcctgGTCAAGGAATAAGAGCACTGGACGGTCCCAGAAGAAGAAGGAACATGGGGATCACCCACATG ATACTCTTCATTCTAATGGAGGATTACATCGACGTGAATCACAAGGATCCATGTCTTCTGCTGCAAGTCTTGACCTG tCGGAAACCTGTAGGGCCTCAGTGCCTGAAAAGGACAAGTCATCCAAGCACTGCTGCATAAACCTGCCAGATGGGACGTCATGTGTGGTGGTCGTAAAATCTGGATTCTCCATCAAGGAAATATTATCAGGGCTGTGTGAGAAACACGGCATCAATGTGGCCGCAGTCGATCTTTTTTTAGTAGGAGGGGACAAG CCGTTAGTGCTACACCAAGACAGCAGCATCTTGGATTCAAGGGACCTCCGCTTAGAAAAACGCACTTTGTTCCg gcTTGATCTAGTCCCAATTAATAGGTCAGTGGGACTGAAGGCCAAGCCTACCAAGCCAGTCACTGAAGTGCTACGGCCTGTGGTGGCCAAATATGGTTTGAATCTTAGTGACCTTGTGGTGAGACTA agtggagagaaggagccGCTAGATCTTGGTGTTCCTATTTCTAATTTGGATGGACAAAGAGTGATTTTAGAAGAAAAGGATCCCACTAAAGGAAAAG TATTCACAGACAAACAGAAAGGTGCATCAGCCAAACAGAATATAGCAGGAATTCCCAGTTCCAGAAATCACTCTGCTACG ggagaggaaagaacactAGGCAAGTctaattctattaaaataaaaggagaaaatggaaaaaatgctagGGATCCCCGGCTTTCAAAGAGAGAAGAATCTATTGCaaagattgggaaaaaaaaatatcagaaaattAATTTGGACGAAGCAGAGG AGTTTTTTGAGCTCATTTCCAAAGCTCAGAGCAACAGAGCAGATGACCAACGTGGGCTGCTAAGAAAAGAGGATCTTGTCCTGCCAGATTTTCTTCGTTTACCACCTTGCACAGCAGAACCGGCTGCATCTACTCCTGCAACAACGAAAGGCCTAAATAAGAGAACTGTAAAAAATGGCAGCAAGGAAAAGGCCATGCAACCAAACGGGAAGCTGGAATCTTctcaaaatggaaatgaaagtcCAGTGAAGAGCCCAGGGCCTTCAGAGAGCAAGCCCAGGCCCAATCTGGCTGCCCTCCAGAGTCAGAAGATTCACGGCATCCCCTTCAGTGCCCCGTTGTCTCCAATTCCACACGTCCAGGAAGGAACAGCATCGGCGCAAATATGGAAGAGACAATCCAGGGAACTACATACTGAAGGCATACAGACTATAGATGATGAGAATGTTGCCGACTTAACCCTTGTGGGTGAAGGAGATATTAGTAGCCCTAACAGCACTTTATTACCACCTCCTCCGACACCACCATCAGATGTTACGAAACTCTCTGAAGCCAACTACTCGCCCCCAACTCCTCTGacagataaacaggaaaaacctGGATATCAGAGATCCGTTTCAGGTATTtctagattttaa